One Leptospira wolbachii serovar Codice str. CDC genomic region harbors:
- a CDS encoding transglutaminase family protein: MADFKVIHKTKYSYDDTVAYCHNMAHMYPLTSPHQDCFRTHVTVNPKPVVSSFRRDYFGNQVFLFSVEDPHRFLEVVVESTVRTHQSLGTDLYKSTPWENIYSLIHESTLDADLLSIEYIQPSSFIAAKDSYSDFAKMFFTNGKPVYAAALEMTSYIYQTFQYDPKATSINTPIDQILHERKGVCQDFSHLMIAALRSLKIPTRYVSGYLETLPPPGTQKLQGSDATHAWVSVYCPTFGWMDFDPTNGKIITEEYIITAVGRDYADVSPLKGILFGGGKHKLKVEVDVIREQI, translated from the coding sequence ATGGCTGATTTTAAAGTAATTCATAAAACAAAGTATAGTTACGACGATACAGTTGCTTATTGTCATAATATGGCACATATGTACCCATTGACATCCCCGCACCAAGATTGTTTTAGAACACATGTGACTGTGAATCCAAAACCGGTAGTGTCTTCCTTTCGAAGAGATTATTTTGGAAACCAAGTATTTTTATTTTCTGTTGAGGACCCACATCGATTTCTAGAAGTCGTTGTTGAGTCAACAGTTCGGACACATCAATCTCTCGGAACAGACTTATATAAATCCACACCTTGGGAAAATATATATTCACTTATCCATGAATCAACGTTAGATGCAGATTTGTTATCCATTGAATACATCCAACCTTCTTCATTCATTGCAGCAAAAGATAGTTATTCGGATTTTGCCAAGATGTTTTTTACAAATGGCAAACCTGTTTATGCTGCTGCCTTGGAGATGACTAGTTATATTTATCAAACGTTTCAATACGATCCAAAGGCAACAAGTATCAACACCCCTATTGATCAAATTCTTCATGAAAGAAAAGGAGTCTGTCAGGATTTTTCACATTTGATGATAGCTGCACTTCGATCATTAAAGATTCCTACACGCTATGTGAGTGGTTATTTGGAAACACTACCTCCTCCCGGTACTCAAAAATTACAAGGAAGTGATGCGACGCATGCTTGGGTATCTGTTTATTGTCCTACTTTCGGCTGGATGGATTTTGATCCTACAAACGGAAAGATCATAACGGAAGAGTATATCATAACGGCTGTTGGGCGAGATTACGCAGATGTATCTCCCTTAAAAGGAATTCTATTTGGTGGTGGAAAACATAAACTTAAAGTTGAAGTAGATGTGATTCGTGAACAAATATGA
- a CDS encoding arsenate reductase family protein has protein sequence MSRSNPKVYEYSGCSTCRNALKYLKSKKVDFQQIPIRETPPTVTELKKAKQYLGDIKKLFNTSGKDYREGNWKEKLGTLTEDQIYKELSANGNLVKRPFVVGDGWFLVGFKEEEWKGKLG, from the coding sequence ATGAGTCGTTCCAACCCCAAAGTTTACGAATATTCCGGATGTAGCACCTGCCGTAATGCCCTCAAATATTTGAAATCTAAAAAAGTAGATTTCCAACAAATCCCTATCCGCGAGACTCCTCCGACAGTCACCGAGCTAAAAAAAGCAAAACAATACTTAGGTGATATTAAAAAACTTTTTAATACTTCGGGGAAGGATTACCGTGAGGGAAATTGGAAGGAAAAATTAGGGACTCTCACGGAAGATCAAATTTACAAGGAACTATCAGCTAACGGAAATTTGGTCAAACGGCCGTTTGTCGTAGGAGACGGTTGGTTTTTGGTCGGGTTTAAAGAAGAGGAGTGGAAGGGGAAGTTGGGGTAG
- a CDS encoding UDP-N-acetylmuramate dehydrogenase, which translates to MFVQNNIPLAPLTTMRLGGEAKFFISIKTTEDLANALEFCKKENQKFFILGGGSNTIFRDSGFPGVVLQMQIPGIRCLDTNENHTIFQVGAGVIWDHFVEYTVKQGLAGVECLSGIPGSVGASPIQNIGAYGQEVKDSILKVECMNASGEIIIISNEDCKFRYRNSEFKSGIYKDFIVVSVTFQLSKSTPPCLRYPEVQKAWDIFNEENPSKEIPDSERRNFQMETIRNLVIQLRKKKSMVLDDSDPNTRSAGSFFTNPILTETQTNEFLKTAKNLGFENPPLYPESPGFKKLSAAWLIENSGIQKGAKYPGGVGISENHCLGLINIAGTTTSLLEMAESVRGSVFEKFSVLLEMEPVVRP; encoded by the coding sequence ATGTTTGTCCAAAACAATATTCCCTTGGCTCCACTTACGACAATGCGTTTGGGTGGTGAGGCAAAATTCTTCATTTCAATAAAGACAACGGAAGACCTGGCGAATGCCTTAGAATTTTGTAAAAAGGAAAATCAAAAATTTTTTATTTTGGGTGGAGGATCCAATACTATCTTCAGGGATTCTGGTTTTCCTGGCGTTGTCCTTCAAATGCAAATCCCTGGCATTCGTTGTTTGGATACAAATGAAAATCATACAATTTTTCAAGTAGGTGCTGGTGTCATTTGGGATCATTTCGTTGAATATACAGTAAAACAGGGATTAGCTGGAGTTGAATGTCTTTCTGGAATTCCAGGTTCTGTAGGTGCCTCACCCATTCAGAATATTGGAGCTTACGGCCAAGAAGTCAAAGACTCCATTCTAAAAGTGGAATGTATGAATGCTTCTGGCGAAATTATAATAATTTCAAATGAAGATTGTAAATTCCGCTACCGAAATAGTGAGTTTAAATCTGGAATTTATAAAGATTTTATTGTAGTATCTGTTACATTTCAATTATCTAAGTCGACTCCTCCTTGTTTGCGTTATCCAGAAGTACAAAAAGCATGGGATATTTTCAATGAAGAGAACCCTTCAAAAGAGATACCTGACTCGGAACGGCGCAATTTTCAAATGGAGACCATTAGGAATTTGGTGATCCAACTGAGAAAGAAAAAATCAATGGTGTTGGATGATAGTGATCCAAACACCCGTTCTGCGGGCTCTTTTTTTACGAACCCCATTTTAACGGAAACTCAAACCAACGAGTTTTTGAAAACCGCCAAAAACCTTGGGTTTGAAAATCCACCGCTGTACCCAGAATCACCGGGATTCAAGAAACTCTCTGCCGCTTGGCTAATTGAAAACTCTGGTATCCAAAAAGGCGCCAAATATCCCGGGGGAGTAGGCATCTCAGAAAACCATTGTTTAGGTCTAATCAATATAGCAGGCACCACTACCTCACTTTTGGAGATGGCTGAATCGGTAAGAGGAAGTGTTTTTGAAAAATTTTCCGTTCTGTTGGAAATGGAACCGGTCGTAAGACCCTAA
- the mltG gene encoding endolytic transglycosylase MltG, translating into MNSKLKKYLILSGLGVSLLLVLALIGFFVVDEIKGGAVGDGQNKYELIIDSGEPSSSVVRELAAAGMIKSSVYFNYLMKFTRAGNKIKQGVYDINDGMSSRKILDVIISGKVKLVNFTVPEGYNNRQIGDLLVSKKLAISREEFLKVAQSPALLTKYNIPAKTLEGYLFPETYSVPLNYPLERITEMMIKRFYKKLESIPEAKDIKPADLHFRVVLASIVEREAVRKEERPMMAGVFLTRIEKNINLESCATIQYLFDKPKKRLFESDLKIVSPYNTYINGGWPPGPISNPGLPALEASFKPMKSDKLFFLLKPDGSHYFSATFKEHLDAKKKFIDVLYQ; encoded by the coding sequence ATGAACTCGAAACTTAAAAAATACCTGATTCTATCAGGACTTGGTGTTTCCTTACTGCTGGTTTTGGCCTTAATTGGTTTTTTCGTTGTCGACGAAATCAAAGGGGGAGCTGTTGGTGATGGTCAAAACAAATACGAACTCATCATCGATTCAGGGGAGCCATCCTCGAGTGTAGTGCGCGAGTTAGCTGCTGCCGGAATGATTAAATCCTCCGTGTATTTCAACTATCTGATGAAGTTCACACGAGCAGGAAACAAAATCAAACAAGGTGTCTATGACATCAATGATGGTATGAGTTCCCGCAAAATTCTAGACGTCATCATTTCAGGTAAAGTAAAATTAGTAAACTTCACTGTACCAGAAGGATATAACAATCGTCAGATTGGAGATTTATTGGTTTCAAAAAAACTTGCGATCTCCCGAGAAGAATTTTTGAAAGTGGCTCAAAGTCCCGCACTACTTACAAAATACAATATCCCCGCAAAAACTTTAGAAGGTTATTTATTTCCAGAAACCTATTCGGTTCCACTAAATTATCCTTTGGAAAGAATCACTGAGATGATGATCAAAAGGTTCTATAAAAAATTAGAATCTATTCCTGAAGCAAAAGACATCAAACCGGCAGACCTTCATTTTCGTGTAGTTCTTGCATCGATTGTGGAAAGAGAAGCTGTAAGAAAAGAAGAAAGACCCATGATGGCGGGAGTCTTCCTCACTCGCATTGAAAAAAATATTAATTTGGAATCTTGTGCCACTATCCAATATTTGTTTGATAAACCAAAAAAAAGACTCTTTGAATCTGATCTAAAGATTGTATCTCCATACAATACCTATATCAATGGTGGATGGCCACCGGGACCTATTTCTAACCCCGGCTTACCAGCATTAGAAGCCTCATTCAAACCAATGAAATCTGATAAACTATTCTTTCTTCTAAAGCCAGATGGGTCTCATTATTTTTCTGCGACATTCAAAGAACATTTGGATGCAAAAAAGAAATTCATAGATGTTCTTTACCAATAG
- a CDS encoding TonB-dependent receptor, whose product MNNSKLLGAILFSLFLWIPNIIHAQTSGTVRGTIIDSENGEAVFGATIVVRSEKKFAKTDFDGKYNLELPAGNYQIEYQMYGYGPQTKSVTIIAGKPVQVNVTFGAQVLQTVEVKDRAINESDASLLQLQKKTASVSDAIGAEAIKKSPDSSASEVVRRVTGITIIGGKYVFVRGLGERYSSTYLNDAYIPSTEPDKRVVPLDLFPANLIKNIRIIKTFVPEESAEFSGGLVKIETKEYPDDFTMTLGLGLGANSNTTRNRWLSFKGGDFLGRTTENQKLPDLVSAVPNYLPFEPGSRFGGIDPKLVSLGAVTFPSQWTPDQSKAPYDKNFNFTVGKTFKLTDTGQRLGIIFGTTHSVDYRFRRQKDARYVPVNSVAPTINEATTLNPIQTQDADLYVEERLFGNNLNLAYEPKAGQQFFLKNFYSISSEKSVRDASGSNNRDSFDFYSLTNDFISRQLFNSSFGGKHALNLGSLSRPHTLDWQMNYGEAKRDEPNLTQQVWRRPQGSSVTTIPTRLGNNPDGSRFYSTSGDTVRSVSFAYEIPFDQWNGLKSSFKVGGSALDRFKSFTFREFGSKSNIGSTQSDLYLVPGEIVYNPLEYVRTNSNGVGNKTFSERQVEPNAYDAYQKLHSYFGQIDMPLIPKLRFIGGARYEDSFQKVKTFVLKEQFDVRKPGYGCDFESEYERIALINNKVCPADNNGVGVIRTRDVLPSANFVYEFLQDQNLRFGYTQTLTRPDFREMSPFAFTPYFGGDRIRGNPNLQRTYIHNFDFRYEYFMGGANYVAAGVFHKDLSNPIELIGQPVAGQISPFFTYANANRATIRGVELDFRREFFDRFRFETNVFFIKSLVNVISWEQFTVGKVGLLDPNDRGFSYDPTNIRRPLQGQSDFVANLKFDVYLNKLKTTTIGLYYNYFGDRIFIVGANGSPDAYERGVGLTDIVFSHKMDDKLDFKFAAKNVTDQRFKIYVKDELLNEEKLFRSYREGVSFSMSASYKF is encoded by the coding sequence ATGAACAATTCAAAATTACTTGGAGCCATATTATTCTCTCTTTTCTTATGGATTCCAAATATAATTCATGCACAAACATCTGGAACCGTGCGCGGAACAATTATTGATTCTGAAAACGGAGAAGCAGTATTCGGTGCAACAATCGTTGTCCGGTCTGAAAAGAAATTTGCGAAAACAGATTTTGACGGTAAATACAATTTAGAACTTCCAGCAGGTAACTACCAAATAGAATACCAGATGTATGGATATGGACCTCAAACCAAATCTGTGACAATAATCGCTGGAAAACCAGTTCAGGTGAACGTTACTTTTGGTGCACAGGTATTACAAACCGTTGAAGTAAAAGATAGGGCCATCAATGAATCTGATGCTTCTTTATTGCAACTTCAGAAAAAAACAGCTTCGGTTTCAGATGCGATTGGTGCTGAAGCAATTAAAAAATCTCCAGACTCTTCTGCCAGTGAAGTAGTTAGGCGCGTAACAGGTATTACAATCATTGGAGGAAAATATGTATTTGTTAGGGGACTTGGTGAACGATATTCTTCAACATATTTAAACGATGCATACATACCCTCGACAGAGCCTGACAAACGAGTCGTTCCTCTTGACCTATTTCCCGCAAATTTAATCAAGAATATCAGAATCATTAAAACATTTGTTCCGGAAGAATCAGCTGAATTCTCCGGCGGGTTAGTTAAAATTGAAACTAAAGAATATCCTGACGATTTTACAATGACCTTGGGATTAGGTTTAGGGGCTAACTCTAACACGACTCGAAACAGATGGCTTTCTTTTAAAGGAGGCGATTTTTTAGGTAGAACAACGGAAAACCAAAAACTACCTGATCTCGTAAGTGCAGTTCCAAATTATCTCCCTTTTGAACCAGGAAGTCGATTTGGCGGTATCGATCCAAAATTGGTTAGTTTGGGTGCGGTTACATTCCCTTCACAATGGACACCTGATCAATCAAAAGCTCCTTATGATAAAAACTTTAATTTTACAGTTGGTAAAACTTTTAAATTAACTGATACAGGCCAGAGATTAGGTATTATTTTTGGTACAACACACTCTGTTGACTATAGGTTCAGAAGACAAAAAGATGCTCGCTATGTTCCCGTAAATTCTGTAGCACCAACGATAAATGAAGCTACTACTTTGAATCCTATTCAGACTCAAGATGCTGATTTATATGTAGAAGAAAGATTGTTTGGTAACAATTTGAATTTAGCGTATGAGCCAAAAGCAGGACAACAATTCTTCTTAAAAAATTTCTACTCTATCTCTTCTGAGAAATCGGTAAGAGATGCCAGTGGTTCAAATAATAGGGATAGTTTTGACTTCTATAGCTTAACAAATGATTTTATCAGTCGTCAGCTTTTTAATTCAAGTTTTGGTGGTAAACACGCATTAAACTTAGGTAGTTTAAGTAGACCACATACTTTAGATTGGCAAATGAATTATGGGGAAGCTAAGAGAGATGAACCGAATCTTACACAACAAGTTTGGCGTAGGCCTCAAGGCTCTTCAGTTACAACAATTCCAACTAGACTTGGAAACAACCCTGATGGCTCGCGATTTTATTCAACATCTGGTGATACAGTTCGAAGTGTAAGTTTTGCTTACGAGATTCCTTTTGACCAATGGAACGGATTAAAATCGTCCTTTAAGGTAGGTGGAAGTGCTCTTGATAGATTTAAAAGTTTTACATTTAGAGAGTTTGGATCTAAATCAAATATTGGTTCAACACAATCTGATTTATATCTAGTCCCTGGTGAAATTGTTTATAATCCATTAGAGTATGTTCGAACCAATTCCAATGGAGTTGGTAATAAAACTTTCTCCGAAAGACAAGTTGAGCCGAATGCTTATGATGCTTACCAAAAACTACATAGTTATTTTGGTCAAATTGATATGCCATTAATCCCAAAACTACGGTTTATTGGTGGTGCAAGATATGAAGATTCATTCCAAAAAGTTAAAACATTTGTATTAAAAGAACAATTTGATGTAAGGAAACCTGGTTACGGATGTGACTTTGAATCTGAATATGAAAGAATAGCATTAATCAACAATAAAGTTTGCCCTGCAGATAATAATGGTGTTGGTGTGATTCGTACTCGTGATGTTCTTCCGAGTGCCAATTTTGTTTATGAATTTCTTCAGGATCAAAACCTAAGGTTCGGTTACACTCAAACTTTAACAAGACCTGATTTTAGAGAGATGTCTCCTTTCGCTTTCACTCCTTACTTTGGTGGTGATAGAATCAGAGGAAATCCAAATTTACAAAGAACATACATTCATAACTTTGATTTCCGATATGAATACTTTATGGGTGGTGCAAACTATGTGGCAGCCGGTGTATTCCATAAAGATCTATCCAATCCGATTGAGTTGATTGGACAACCGGTGGCAGGTCAAATATCTCCATTTTTTACTTATGCAAATGCAAATCGAGCAACGATTCGTGGGGTTGAGCTTGATTTCAGAAGAGAATTTTTTGATAGATTCCGTTTCGAAACTAACGTATTTTTTATTAAATCTTTAGTAAACGTGATCTCTTGGGAACAATTTACTGTCGGAAAAGTTGGATTGTTAGATCCTAACGATAGGGGATTTTCTTATGATCCAACAAATATCCGCAGGCCCTTACAAGGTCAGTCTGACTTTGTTGCTAACTTGAAGTTCGACGTATATTTGAATAAATTAAAAACAACAACTATAGGTCTTTACTATAACTATTTTGGAGATCGGATTTTCATTGTTGGTGCAAATGGTTCACCTGATGCCTATGAACGTGGTGTTGGACTCACTGACATTGTATTCTCCCATAAAATGGATGATAAATTAGATTTTAAATTTGCAGCAAAGAACGTAACTGATCAAAGATTTAAAATCTATGTTAAGGACGAACTATTAAACGAAGAAAAACTATTCCGATCTTATCGAGAAGGGGTTTCTTTCTCTATGTCTGCTAGTTATAAGTTCTAA
- a CDS encoding prohibitin family protein, translated as MKRRSIFPNSFQFLTILGVSLSSFVSCLSIISPGEVGLMWRPYSTGLSQKPLESRVQTYMPWNSVYVYSIQWMSHQEKVEVLTRDDLTITVSAAIIIRPVQNEIYDLEMEIGRDYYEKVVKPQFRTAIRNILSAYNMVSISKETPNVSAQIKKSLTEKLKDKHVEIDDVIIDDVEYSPSILKAIESKLTKQQEQEQMKFEINIAKRDAEIQQISADGRAKAVLIEAEAQAKAQRMISESLTPRYIQLKAMENPNNKLIFVPNGKDGLPIIVNTEGK; from the coding sequence ATGAAACGTCGATCCATTTTTCCAAACAGTTTCCAGTTCCTTACTATTTTAGGTGTTAGCCTTTCCTCTTTTGTATCCTGTCTCTCCATCATTAGTCCGGGAGAGGTAGGACTTATGTGGCGGCCCTATAGCACTGGACTTAGCCAAAAACCTCTAGAATCCAGAGTACAAACCTATATGCCTTGGAATAGTGTATATGTTTACTCGATCCAATGGATGAGCCACCAAGAGAAGGTAGAGGTGCTTACACGCGATGATTTAACAATTACAGTAAGTGCGGCGATCATCATCCGGCCAGTCCAAAACGAAATTTATGATTTAGAAATGGAAATCGGAAGAGACTACTATGAAAAAGTTGTAAAACCACAGTTCCGCACAGCAATACGAAATATTCTATCCGCATACAATATGGTTTCCATTTCCAAAGAAACACCTAATGTATCTGCCCAGATTAAAAAATCCCTCACTGAAAAGTTAAAAGACAAACATGTTGAAATAGATGATGTCATTATTGATGATGTGGAGTATAGCCCGTCGATTCTTAAAGCTATCGAAAGCAAACTCACCAAACAACAAGAACAAGAACAAATGAAGTTTGAAATCAATATTGCCAAACGAGATGCCGAAATTCAACAGATCTCTGCTGATGGTAGAGCGAAGGCTGTACTCATTGAAGCGGAAGCGCAAGCAAAGGCGCAACGGATGATTTCAGAATCATTGACACCGAGATACATTCAATTGAAGGCAATGGAGAACCCAAACAACAAATTGATTTTTGTTCCGAATGGAAAAGATGGATTACCGATTATCGTAAATACGGAAGGGAAATAA
- a CDS encoding ankyrin repeat domain-containing protein: protein MLQFLSSRFLIPKRFFLIFLTTLGLGVSCMEDESVVKAPMSPELRIFQAVEKGNLELVKELLSNGVSINAKDSLGNSTLIKAVDEEDLTIAKFLIAKGANVNLRNTTGETALYRAIYRGNLELVKMLVSAGAETKVKTVGGISLVDLAEERGEEGILKYLGSLK, encoded by the coding sequence ATGTTACAATTTCTATCCAGTCGATTTTTAATTCCGAAGCGGTTCTTTCTCATTTTTTTGACAACCCTCGGGCTTGGTGTTTCGTGTATGGAGGATGAATCCGTCGTAAAAGCTCCTATGAGTCCAGAACTACGTATTTTCCAAGCTGTAGAAAAGGGAAACTTAGAGCTTGTGAAAGAGCTTTTGTCAAATGGTGTTTCCATCAATGCTAAGGATTCCTTAGGCAATTCCACTCTCATCAAAGCAGTGGATGAAGAAGACCTTACAATCGCAAAATTTTTGATCGCAAAAGGTGCCAATGTCAATCTTCGCAATACCACGGGAGAGACAGCTCTCTACCGAGCCATCTATCGTGGCAATTTAGAATTAGTCAAAATGCTTGTATCGGCGGGTGCAGAGACCAAAGTCAAAACAGTGGGTGGGATCAGTCTTGTGGACCTTGCCGAAGAACGGGGCGAAGAGGGGATTCTCAAATATCTGGGTTCTTTAAAATAG
- a CDS encoding M20/M25/M40 family metallo-hydrolase: protein MKFFISFLLVTVFSLQCSFGQKVKYAELKQSYPKVNWEVRRTEAVKLLSDLLKIPSVRGNEIQVAKYIQGVLAKEGIPSRFVFDPKFPTRPNLIAELPATVPNPEPGIILANHLDTVEFDAKEWKLPPLSGTVSEGRVWGRGAIDMKGMAVMELLAFLEVKRSGIPRTRKIMYLALADEESGSVLGGKYMTSKQKHVFEGYEYAINEGGVATRDIVIPGATIFNIQYAEKGNIWLRAKITGTSGHGSSPPPQYPALSLIQFFNEVRELESDIRITEETDAFFYQLGTISSFPKSFFLKNARNPLIKPLLHGTIRSNRHLTAMTTNTKSITGFRTSEGEGGENVIAGEASGRLDIRTLPGVDIEEFASKVKKIAEKYKAEITFTDINPTDVSPINTKFFSTLAAVSVNKFPNSTVTPFLSPGKTDNSYLRRVGIKAYGLIPAVLKTEDIDGMHGKNENMTIDNLELGTKILFETLVEMNQ, encoded by the coding sequence ATGAAGTTTTTTATTTCGTTTTTATTGGTAACGGTATTCAGTTTACAATGTTCCTTCGGTCAAAAAGTAAAGTATGCAGAATTAAAGCAGTCGTATCCCAAAGTCAATTGGGAAGTCCGTAGAACAGAAGCAGTCAAACTTCTATCCGACCTCTTAAAGATCCCCTCTGTTCGTGGAAATGAAATCCAGGTGGCAAAATACATCCAAGGAGTTCTCGCAAAGGAAGGGATCCCTTCTCGTTTTGTTTTTGATCCCAAATTCCCGACAAGACCCAATTTAATTGCTGAACTGCCAGCAACCGTTCCTAATCCCGAGCCAGGGATCATCCTCGCAAACCATTTGGACACCGTTGAATTTGATGCAAAGGAGTGGAAATTACCACCCCTATCGGGAACGGTAAGTGAAGGTCGTGTTTGGGGACGCGGAGCAATTGACATGAAGGGAATGGCCGTTATGGAGTTACTTGCTTTTCTTGAGGTAAAACGATCGGGAATTCCAAGAACAAGAAAAATTATGTATCTGGCTTTGGCCGATGAAGAATCAGGATCTGTCTTAGGTGGGAAATATATGACTTCAAAACAAAAACATGTTTTTGAAGGTTATGAGTATGCCATCAACGAAGGTGGAGTGGCCACAAGAGATATTGTGATTCCTGGTGCCACCATCTTTAACATTCAATATGCGGAGAAAGGAAATATCTGGTTACGAGCAAAGATCACCGGAACCAGCGGGCATGGATCTTCTCCACCTCCTCAGTACCCGGCGTTGTCCTTAATCCAATTTTTTAATGAAGTTCGAGAGTTAGAATCCGACATTCGCATAACAGAAGAAACCGATGCATTCTTTTATCAACTTGGGACTATCAGCTCCTTTCCTAAATCATTCTTCTTAAAAAATGCTAGAAACCCTCTGATTAAACCTTTATTACATGGAACAATTCGAAGTAATCGTCACCTTACAGCGATGACAACCAATACAAAGTCCATTACTGGATTTCGTACTTCTGAGGGTGAAGGTGGAGAGAATGTCATTGCAGGTGAAGCTTCCGGTAGATTGGACATACGAACATTACCTGGAGTGGATATCGAAGAGTTTGCTTCGAAAGTAAAAAAAATCGCAGAAAAATATAAAGCAGAAATTACTTTTACCGATATCAATCCCACCGATGTATCTCCTATCAATACAAAGTTTTTTAGTACACTGGCTGCTGTGTCGGTGAATAAATTTCCCAACAGTACAGTGACTCCTTTCCTTTCTCCAGGAAAAACAGACAATTCTTACTTACGAAGAGTGGGTATCAAAGCATACGGGCTCATTCCCGCAGTTCTCAAAACGGAAGACATTGATGGGATGCATGGAAAAAACGAAAATATGACAATTGATAATTTGGAACTGGGAACAAAGATTCTTTTTGAGACTCTTGTGGAGATGAATCAGTAG
- a CDS encoding class I SAM-dependent methyltransferase gives MYSKTFWNERYASEDYVYGKDPNDFLRTRLPNLKKGRILFPCEGEGRNAVFAAGLGWDVFAFDQSEAGKQKATALAKEKNVTFHYEISDVLNYPYAPEQMDMVALIYCHFHKSIRTTVHRNCVRTLKPGGILLLEAFSPDQLQYSSGGPKDPDMLCNLKDLRMDFSEMNIEYEEALEIELNESPFHRGKAAIVRLVLRKI, from the coding sequence ATGTATTCTAAAACTTTCTGGAATGAACGTTATGCGAGTGAAGACTATGTTTACGGGAAGGACCCAAACGATTTTTTACGCACTCGTCTACCAAATTTAAAAAAAGGAAGAATCCTTTTTCCTTGTGAGGGAGAAGGAAGAAATGCTGTGTTTGCTGCGGGTTTGGGTTGGGATGTATTTGCCTTTGACCAATCAGAAGCAGGAAAACAGAAGGCTACAGCACTCGCGAAAGAAAAAAATGTAACCTTTCATTATGAAATCTCTGATGTTTTGAATTATCCTTATGCTCCTGAACAAATGGATATGGTTGCTTTGATCTATTGCCATTTTCATAAATCCATTCGCACTACTGTTCATAGGAATTGTGTTAGGACTTTGAAACCAGGTGGAATTTTATTATTAGAAGCATTCTCCCCCGACCAGTTACAATACAGCTCTGGTGGACCCAAAGATCCGGATATGTTATGCAATCTAAAGGATTTAAGGATGGACTTTTCAGAAATGAACATTGAATACGAAGAGGCTTTGGAAATTGAACTAAACGAAAGTCCGTTCCATAGAGGAAAGGCGGCCATCGTCCGACTTGTTTTACGAAAAATCTAA
- a CDS encoding nitroreductase: MNSEMISIHEMATTVTEALETRHSIREYLPKPIPEETLKQIFKKALRTPSWKNSQPWKIHIVSGEKRDLLAAELTKAARTSTPQPETNWPESYPSDAKKRMFDLGMKIYGVAGIDRKDKDARDQFMLRNFEFFGAPTAVFITSKFDLNFFVGIDLGCFVQSVLLLAREEGLGTCPQAALGAFPDVVRSSLELPKEEKVIMGISIGYPKPDSELNRFHTPRESAEDLLHFY, translated from the coding sequence ATGAACTCTGAAATGATATCCATCCACGAAATGGCAACCACCGTCACCGAAGCCTTGGAAACCAGGCACAGCATCCGAGAATATCTACCCAAACCCATTCCAGAAGAAACCCTCAAACAAATCTTTAAAAAAGCCTTACGTACACCCAGTTGGAAAAACTCCCAACCCTGGAAGATTCATATTGTCAGTGGGGAAAAACGAGATCTTTTGGCAGCAGAATTGACAAAAGCGGCACGCACATCCACTCCGCAGCCGGAAACGAATTGGCCAGAGTCCTATCCCAGTGATGCCAAAAAACGGATGTTTGATTTAGGAATGAAAATCTACGGAGTGGCTGGAATTGATAGAAAAGACAAAGATGCGAGGGACCAATTTATGCTCCGTAACTTTGAATTTTTTGGCGCACCCACGGCTGTTTTTATCACATCTAAATTTGATCTTAACTTTTTTGTAGGCATTGATTTGGGTTGTTTTGTTCAATCGGTTCTCCTCCTAGCAAGAGAAGAAGGTTTGGGAACCTGCCCCCAAGCAGCCCTCGGTGCCTTTCCCGATGTGGTTCGAAGTTCTCTCGAGTTACCCAAAGAAGAAAAGGTGATCATGGGAATAAGTATTGGGTATCCAAAACCTGATTCTGAACTCAATCGTTTCCATACCCCGCGAGAATCAGCCGAAGATTTACTTCATTTCTATTAA